The proteins below are encoded in one region of Brassica napus cultivar Da-Ae chromosome A6, Da-Ae, whole genome shotgun sequence:
- the LOC106346454 gene encoding uncharacterized protein LOC106346454 isoform X1, with translation MANRTDNSNRCSNGKKLNDGMKLIIATFIGVVIGFFLGISFPTLSLTKINFPSTILPSVDIAYVEDETPETSSETLLHTWSSRTPSHRANASHWKIWVPSNPRGAEMLTPGIVAPESDYYLRRLWGLPEEDIPVKPKYLIAFTVGLSQRVNVDACVKKVISYAGSHLPSCLKLKESFLLYYPQFSEDLFTLVLFHYDGRTTEWDQYEWSKRAIHVSVPKQTKWWYAKRFLHPDIVAPYDYIFIWDEDLGLEHFNVEEYIRLIKKHGLEISQPGVESEKKITWEITKRKTKGEVHKDAKEKPGRCNDPHLPPCAAFIEIMAPVFSRDAWRCVWHMLQNDLVHGWGLDFALRKCVEPAHEKIGVVDSQWIIHQTVPSLGSQGEEHDGVAAWQGVRDRCKREWTMFQSRMASSEKMYLKELAAASSNSTIP, from the exons ATGGCTAACCGAACAGACAACTCCAATCGCTG TTCGAATGGTAAAAAGCTGAATGATGGAATGAAACTCATTATAGCAACATTCATAGGAGTAGTTATTGGTTTCTTCTTGGGGATATCTTTCCCTACTTTGTCACTTACCAAA ATTAATTTCCCCTCTACCATTCTACCTTCTGTTGATATTGCTTACGTTGAAGACGAGACACCAGAAACATCGAGCGAAACGCTTTTGCACACATGGTCTTCTAGGACTCCGTCACATAGGGCTAATGCATCACACTGGAAG ATTTGGGTTCCATCTAATCCCCGAGGTGCAGAGATGCTCACTCCTGGTATCGTTGCACCTGAATCAGACTATTACTTACGCAGACTCTGGGGTTTACCTGAGGAG GATATACCTGTGAAGCCAAAGTATCTCATTGCCTTTACAGTTGGTTTAAGTCAGAGAGTAAACGTTGATGCTTGTGTCAAGAAGGTAATCTCTTATGCCGGCTCTCACCTTCCTTCCTGCTTAAAGCTTAAAGAGTCTTTTCTTCTTTATTATCCGCAGTTTTCAGAAGATCTGTTCACCCTTGTTCTGTTCCATTACGATGGAAGAACCACTGAATGGGACCAATATGAATGGTCTAAGCGCGCAATACACGTCAGCGTGCCAAAGCAAACCAAATG GTGGTATGCTAAAAGGTTTCTGCATCCTGATATCGTGGCACCTTATGACTACATATTCATCTGGGATGAAGATCTCGGCCTTGAACACTTCAATGTAGAAGA GTACATTAGGCTTATAAAGAAACACGGTCTAGAGATATCGCAGCCTGGTGTGGAGTCTGAGAAAAAGATCACATGGGAGATAACTAAGAGAAAAACCAAAGGAGAAGTTCACAA GGATGCCAAGGAGAAACCTGGTCGATGCAATGATCCTCACTTGCCTCCTTGTGCAGC GTTTATAGAGATTATGGCTCCTGTATTCTCAAGAGACGCCTGGCGTTGCGTTTGGCATATGCTTCAGAACGACTTGGTTCATGGTTGGGGTCTTGATTTTGCACTTCGTAAATGCGTAGAG CCTGCACATGAGAAGATAGGAGTTGTGGATTCTCAATGGATCATTCATCAGACTGTTCCTTCTTTAGGCAGCCAG GGAGAGGAACACGACGGTGTAGCAGCGTGGCAAGGG GTGAGAGACAGGTGTAAAAGGGAATGGACGATGTTCCAAAGCAGAATGGCGAGTTCCGAGAAGAtgtatctgaaggaacttgcaGCCGCTTCTTCAAACTCTACCATTCCTTAA
- the LOC106346454 gene encoding uncharacterized protein LOC106346454 isoform X2 translates to MANRTDNSNRCSNGKKLNDGMKLIIATFIGVVIGFFLGISFPTLSLTKINFPSTILPSVDIAYVEDETPETSSETLLHTWSSRTPSHRANASHWKIWVPSNPRGAEMLTPGIVAPESDYYLRRLWGLPEEDIPVKPKYLIAFTVGLSQRVNVDACVKKFSEDLFTLVLFHYDGRTTEWDQYEWSKRAIHVSVPKQTKWWYAKRFLHPDIVAPYDYIFIWDEDLGLEHFNVEEYIRLIKKHGLEISQPGVESEKKITWEITKRKTKGEVHKDAKEKPGRCNDPHLPPCAAFIEIMAPVFSRDAWRCVWHMLQNDLVHGWGLDFALRKCVEPAHEKIGVVDSQWIIHQTVPSLGSQGEEHDGVAAWQGVRDRCKREWTMFQSRMASSEKMYLKELAAASSNSTIP, encoded by the exons ATGGCTAACCGAACAGACAACTCCAATCGCTG TTCGAATGGTAAAAAGCTGAATGATGGAATGAAACTCATTATAGCAACATTCATAGGAGTAGTTATTGGTTTCTTCTTGGGGATATCTTTCCCTACTTTGTCACTTACCAAA ATTAATTTCCCCTCTACCATTCTACCTTCTGTTGATATTGCTTACGTTGAAGACGAGACACCAGAAACATCGAGCGAAACGCTTTTGCACACATGGTCTTCTAGGACTCCGTCACATAGGGCTAATGCATCACACTGGAAG ATTTGGGTTCCATCTAATCCCCGAGGTGCAGAGATGCTCACTCCTGGTATCGTTGCACCTGAATCAGACTATTACTTACGCAGACTCTGGGGTTTACCTGAGGAG GATATACCTGTGAAGCCAAAGTATCTCATTGCCTTTACAGTTGGTTTAAGTCAGAGAGTAAACGTTGATGCTTGTGTCAAGAAG TTTTCAGAAGATCTGTTCACCCTTGTTCTGTTCCATTACGATGGAAGAACCACTGAATGGGACCAATATGAATGGTCTAAGCGCGCAATACACGTCAGCGTGCCAAAGCAAACCAAATG GTGGTATGCTAAAAGGTTTCTGCATCCTGATATCGTGGCACCTTATGACTACATATTCATCTGGGATGAAGATCTCGGCCTTGAACACTTCAATGTAGAAGA GTACATTAGGCTTATAAAGAAACACGGTCTAGAGATATCGCAGCCTGGTGTGGAGTCTGAGAAAAAGATCACATGGGAGATAACTAAGAGAAAAACCAAAGGAGAAGTTCACAA GGATGCCAAGGAGAAACCTGGTCGATGCAATGATCCTCACTTGCCTCCTTGTGCAGC GTTTATAGAGATTATGGCTCCTGTATTCTCAAGAGACGCCTGGCGTTGCGTTTGGCATATGCTTCAGAACGACTTGGTTCATGGTTGGGGTCTTGATTTTGCACTTCGTAAATGCGTAGAG CCTGCACATGAGAAGATAGGAGTTGTGGATTCTCAATGGATCATTCATCAGACTGTTCCTTCTTTAGGCAGCCAG GGAGAGGAACACGACGGTGTAGCAGCGTGGCAAGGG GTGAGAGACAGGTGTAAAAGGGAATGGACGATGTTCCAAAGCAGAATGGCGAGTTCCGAGAAGAtgtatctgaaggaacttgcaGCCGCTTCTTCAAACTCTACCATTCCTTAA
- the BNAA06G07720D gene encoding uncharacterized protein BNAA06G07720D produces MWWMMGEAGGHYCSKKTDDICGALCSQETGRFSSFSRLCCALRGVDMKTYIFLLVIVPTCLLAGYIHGQKISYFLRPLWESPPKPFHDIPHYHHSNASMATLCKLHGWGVREFPRRVYDAVLFSNELDILSIRWRELYPYITQFVLLESNSTFTGLPKPLVFASHRDEFSFIESRLTYGSLGGRFVTKGMNPFYEEAYQRVALDQLLRIAGITDDDLLLMSDVDEIPSRHTINLLRWCDEVPKILHLRLKNYLYSFEFLVDNKSWRASVHRYETGKTRYAHYRQSDEILADAGWHCSFCFRRVSEFVFKMKAYSHSDRVRFRRFLNPERVQRVICKGGDLFDMLPEEYTFKDIIGKMGPIPHSFSAVHLPSYLLENAEKYRFLLPGNCIREKE; encoded by the exons ATGTGGTGGATGATGGGAGAAGCTGGTGGACATTACTGTTCTAAGAAGACTGATGATATCTGTGGCGCTCTCTGTAGTCAG GAAACTGGTAGattctccagcttctccagaCTCTGCTGCGCTCTCCGCGGCGTAGACATGAAGACATACATCTTCCTACTAGTCATCGTCCCGACATGTCTCCTCGCCGGCTACATCCACGGACAAAAGATCTCCTACTTCCTCCGGCCACTATGGGAATCCCCACCAAAACCCTTCCACGACATCCCTCACTACCACCACTCCAACGCCTCCATGGCAACTCTCTGCAAACTCCACGGCTGGGGAGTCCGAGAGTTCCCTAGACGCGTCTACGACGCCGTTTTATTCAGCAACGAGCTCGACATTCTCTCTATCCGTTGGAGAGAGCTCTACCCTTACATCACTCAGTTCGTCCTCCTCGAGTCCAACTCCACCTTCACAGGCCTCCCCAAGCCTCTCGTCTTCGCTTCCCACAGAGACGAGTTTAGTTTCATCGAGTCACGTCTCACTTACGGCTCCCTCGGTGGGAGGTTTGTGACCAAAGGGATGAACCCTTTCTACGAGGAGGCGTATCAGCGAGTGGCGTTAGACCAGCTTCTACGGATAGCTGGGATCACTGATGACGACTTGTTGCTAATGTCTGACGTGGACGAGATTCCGAGTAGACACACTATAAACCTCTTGAGATGGTGCGACGAGGTGCCTAAGATCCTCCACTTACGGCTCAAGAACTATCTTTACTCGTTCGAGTTCCTTGTTGACAACAAGAGCTGGAGAGCTTCTGTGCATAGGTACGAGACGGGGAAGACGCGGTACGCTCATTACCGACAGTCTGATGAGATCTTGGCGGATGCGGGGTGGCATTGCAGCTTTTGCTTTAGGAGGGTTAGTGAGTTTGTATTCAAGATGAAGGCTTATAGCCATAGTGATAGAGTGAGGTTTAGGCGTTTCTTGAATCCTGAAAGGGTTCAGAGAGTTATATGCAAAGGGGGTGATCTTTTCGATATGTTGCCTGAAGAGTATACTTTCAAGGATATTATAGGGAAGATGGGTCCGATTCCTCATTCTTTCTCGGCTGTTCATCTTCCTTCTTATCTCCTGGAGAATGCGGAGAAGTATAGATTCCTCTTGCCGGGAAACTGCATCAGAGAAAAGGAATGA